A stretch of the Filimonas lacunae genome encodes the following:
- a CDS encoding response regulator, which produces MTKKIQVAITDDHPIVVNGLRKVLSDFPHIEVSAVYHTGAALLQDIKVNKPDVLLLDMHLPDMEGTEIARNILKKYPGVRILVLSSTDIMIQVKKMLQLGCMGYLLKDSEDTTIVTAIETVYNGGQFLSPVLQQRIVEDMFKSRQNEKKQALLTSREKEVLQLIIDEHTSQEIASMLFISPHTVENHRISIMQKLDVKNTAGLVKRALQLGLTE; this is translated from the coding sequence ATGACAAAGAAGATACAGGTAGCAATTACAGATGATCATCCGATTGTGGTAAATGGGCTTAGAAAAGTACTGTCTGATTTTCCTCATATAGAAGTTTCAGCAGTTTACCATACAGGTGCTGCTTTATTACAGGACATTAAGGTAAATAAGCCGGATGTGCTGTTATTAGACATGCACCTTCCTGACATGGAAGGCACAGAAATAGCCAGGAACATATTGAAAAAATATCCCGGCGTACGGATACTGGTATTAAGCAGTACGGATATTATGATTCAGGTTAAGAAGATGCTGCAACTGGGATGCATGGGTTATTTATTAAAAGACTCAGAAGACACAACTATTGTTACTGCTATAGAAACCGTATACAATGGAGGTCAGTTTTTATCGCCTGTATTGCAGCAACGTATTGTAGAAGACATGTTTAAAAGCAGGCAGAACGAAAAAAAACAGGCCCTGCTTACCAGTCGTGAAAAGGAAGTGCTGCAATTGATTATAGATGAACATACCAGCCAGGAAATTGCATCCATGCTGTTTATCAGCCCGCATACGGTAGAAAACCATCGCATCAGCATTATGCAAAAGCTGGACGTAAAAAACACAGCCGGATTGGTGAAACGTGCATTACAACTGGGATTAACAGAATAA
- a CDS encoding PKD domain-containing protein: MRNERVSFVIVFLLSLVCIFSVQAQNFTNKGKEFWVGYGNNYLFDHDARADDSKNTQEMVLYLTADEPAVVEVSIPGTTYRKVYNVPANTSLPTEPLPKSGAEDCRITDEGLFTKNVHIVSNVPVVVFEHTYGNFSSGGSMLLPVEVYGYTYFAQNTRQLKADGFYSWFYIVASEDNTTVSITPKLKTKNGHDARQAFTVNLKKGEIYNVMAENNAGTDMSGSKIQSLPGSDGNCHRIAVFSGSSRTGLEVDQNILGGGGSDFMMVQGFPVSAWGSKYLTAPTSTTLGAANVKQNGYRVYVRDPNTTVKRNGVTLTGLQQTSYYEFKSATADYITADQPISVSQFIFSQDVVGRQAGDDGDPEMFYLTPLEQAIDHVIFYSNQTENIEKNFLTLIIPESGMASLLLDGSNSFDASYPHPNLSGYRVVVKELPITPMQHSIISDTLFTAITYGLGNYESYGYNAGAYVSNLAAIPEIKPVNRNGVYDYVCSKTPFSLSLKTFYQPTSLTIHFSMVNNVTPATDVTINNPVASATTVINGITYYTYDIPDQYQFNTGGEYSLPVSIADPTIDNCKKSEIVNILIPVVQGPSVDFSVQPVCVSESAQFTYIPISTDAHFSKWNFGDGTENTVDVNPLKKYNTDGNYDVKLQVIRDYDGCWGDTVKSVEIKPLPVVDFTMPDVICMPEGKAVMQQKVTLKGVEPAVMNLQWTFGDGSAVATEKQPEHTYASKGNYDVKLIATVNGCTDSLTKTLPVTAFNDKPIADFAFSDTAYCLGEQTRLGNLSTVNAALATSWQWQLGNGETDTVREPSTVYATAKAYSVTLTVNNGGCISDPVKKDVRVYALPVVEAGSDVIIDAGNTATLQGQVSSDVTSFKWTPDIALSSDNVLYPVASPKTSQVYYLTATNRVGCINSDSVLVKVYNDIKIPNIFTPNGDGINDVWDIKGLQDYSRANISIFNRWGQLVYHVSGNYYKPWNGAGSNGSVLPAGIYYYILEPNANGYGKLTGSVTIVR; this comes from the coding sequence ATGCGAAATGAGAGAGTCTCCTTTGTTATAGTTTTTTTACTATCACTTGTATGTATATTTTCTGTACAGGCGCAAAACTTTACTAATAAGGGTAAGGAGTTTTGGGTGGGGTATGGGAATAATTACTTGTTCGATCATGATGCAAGAGCGGATGATTCAAAAAACACACAGGAGATGGTGTTGTATCTTACTGCAGACGAGCCAGCAGTAGTAGAGGTCTCTATTCCCGGAACAACCTACAGGAAAGTATACAATGTACCTGCTAATACATCTTTACCTACAGAGCCACTTCCTAAAAGCGGTGCCGAAGATTGTCGCATCACAGATGAAGGGCTTTTTACCAAAAACGTACATATTGTTAGTAATGTTCCTGTTGTAGTGTTTGAGCATACGTACGGGAATTTTTCTTCCGGTGGGTCTATGTTATTACCTGTAGAGGTATATGGCTATACTTACTTTGCACAAAACACACGACAACTTAAGGCTGATGGCTTTTATTCCTGGTTTTATATAGTTGCCAGTGAAGATAATACCACTGTCAGCATTACGCCTAAGCTGAAAACCAAGAACGGACATGATGCCAGGCAGGCTTTTACAGTAAACCTTAAGAAGGGGGAGATATACAACGTAATGGCTGAGAATAATGCTGGTACAGATATGTCGGGTAGCAAAATTCAGTCACTACCAGGCAGTGATGGTAATTGTCATAGAATTGCGGTTTTTTCAGGTTCCAGCAGAACTGGTCTTGAAGTTGATCAAAATATATTGGGAGGCGGAGGTAGCGACTTTATGATGGTTCAGGGTTTTCCTGTAAGTGCATGGGGGAGTAAGTACCTTACTGCACCTACTTCCACTACACTTGGGGCTGCTAATGTTAAACAGAATGGATACCGTGTTTATGTAAGAGACCCTAATACTACGGTAAAAAGAAATGGTGTTACGCTTACAGGTTTGCAGCAAACCAGCTATTATGAATTTAAATCTGCCACAGCTGATTATATTACTGCTGATCAACCTATATCGGTAAGTCAGTTTATTTTTTCACAGGATGTTGTTGGACGTCAGGCGGGTGATGATGGCGATCCTGAAATGTTTTACCTGACTCCTTTGGAGCAGGCTATTGATCATGTTATATTTTATAGCAACCAAACAGAAAATATAGAGAAGAACTTTTTGACATTGATTATTCCTGAAAGCGGCATGGCTTCTCTGTTATTAGATGGTAGCAATAGCTTTGATGCCAGTTACCCACATCCTAACCTTTCTGGTTATAGAGTCGTTGTCAAGGAATTGCCTATTACACCTATGCAGCATTCCATAATAAGTGATACTCTTTTTACAGCCATCACTTATGGATTGGGAAATTATGAAAGCTACGGATATAACGCCGGGGCGTATGTCAGCAACCTGGCTGCTATACCGGAAATTAAACCTGTTAATCGTAATGGGGTGTATGATTATGTATGTTCCAAAACTCCTTTTAGTTTATCTCTTAAAACATTTTATCAGCCTACCAGTTTAACCATCCATTTCAGCATGGTAAACAATGTTACACCTGCTACAGATGTAACTATTAACAACCCGGTGGCTTCGGCTACTACTGTTATTAATGGGATAACCTATTATACCTACGATATCCCTGATCAATATCAGTTTAACACAGGCGGCGAATATTCTTTACCTGTATCCATCGCCGATCCAACAATCGACAATTGTAAGAAATCTGAAATTGTAAACATTCTTATTCCCGTAGTACAGGGGCCAAGCGTCGATTTCTCTGTACAGCCTGTGTGTGTGTCAGAAAGCGCACAGTTTACTTATATTCCTATCAGTACAGATGCGCATTTCTCAAAATGGAATTTTGGGGATGGGACGGAAAATACCGTTGATGTAAATCCTTTAAAAAAATACAATACAGACGGTAACTATGATGTGAAATTGCAGGTGATAAGAGATTATGATGGTTGCTGGGGTGATACTGTAAAGTCTGTTGAGATTAAACCTTTGCCTGTAGTTGATTTTACAATGCCAGATGTTATCTGTATGCCTGAGGGAAAGGCTGTTATGCAACAAAAGGTAACGCTAAAAGGGGTAGAACCGGCTGTTATGAACCTTCAATGGACATTTGGAGATGGAAGTGCGGTTGCTACTGAAAAGCAACCTGAACATACATATGCCAGTAAAGGGAATTATGATGTGAAGCTTATTGCTACAGTAAATGGTTGTACCGATTCTTTAACGAAAACTTTACCTGTTACCGCCTTTAATGATAAGCCCATAGCCGATTTTGCATTTTCTGATACCGCTTATTGCCTGGGTGAGCAAACAAGGTTGGGTAACCTTAGTACAGTTAATGCCGCTTTGGCCACCTCATGGCAATGGCAGCTGGGAAATGGAGAAACTGATACAGTACGTGAACCATCAACTGTATATGCAACTGCTAAAGCTTATTCTGTCACCCTAACAGTAAACAATGGTGGATGTATTTCCGATCCTGTAAAGAAAGATGTTCGTGTATATGCGTTGCCTGTTGTAGAAGCAGGATCTGATGTAATTATAGATGCAGGTAACACTGCTACTTTGCAAGGGCAGGTGTCTTCAGATGTGACAAGCTTTAAATGGACACCGGACATTGCTCTTTCTTCTGATAACGTACTGTATCCTGTAGCTTCTCCTAAAACTTCACAAGTATACTATCTTACAGCAACCAACAGGGTAGGGTGTATTAATTCAGATAGCGTATTGGTAAAGGTGTATAATGACATTAAGATTCCTAACATCTTTACACCTAATGGTGATGGAATTAATGATGTATGGGATATAAAGGGGCTTCAGGACTATAGTCGCGCCAATATCAGCATTTTTAATCGTTGGGGACAGTTAGTGTATCATGTATCCGGCAATTACTATAAACCCTGGAATGGTGCAGGCAGTAATGGTTCTGTTTTGCCTGCTGGTATATATTATTACATACTGGAACCCAATGCCAATGGGTATGGTAAGCTAACAGGCTCTGTTACTATTGTTCGTTAG
- a CDS encoding Sec-independent protein translocase subunit TatA/TatB, whose amino-acid sequence MGSFGFQEILLIAIVILVLFGARKIPEFMRGLGKGVREFNDAKSPTPEEENKKEENDIKP is encoded by the coding sequence ATGGGAAGTTTTGGTTTCCAGGAAATATTGCTGATAGCGATTGTGATACTGGTATTATTCGGTGCCAGGAAAATTCCTGAATTTATGCGGGGACTCGGCAAAGGTGTTCGTGAGTTTAACGATGCAAAATCACCCACCCCGGAAGAAGAGAACAAAAAAGAAGAGAACGATATAAAACCCTAA
- a CDS encoding S41 family peptidase, which produces MKKFFLTCIIIAVFAACHKKNDPAPQPTTPTTGSRTEFSLDTLYLYASQTWLWYDALPSYTTFNPRQYAGYGSSDLAALKKELFDLVQYKINPSTGQPYEAPIGVNQGKYSFVEAGNLTTGRLATVSLEGKGNDLGLELAIVNGTEVRVRYVNPSSSAAAAGITRGCRIITMNGTAVSGNSTTLNSALAQSSLPLTAEKPDGSTIDVTLSKSSYVSSPVLKYSVVTSGSKKIGYIAFARFSVLSGAQEQLDKAFAAFADAGVVDLVIDLRYNGGGYVQTAEYFSNLVAPTSANGYVMYSEQFNGLMQSGKATILASIPYSDANKQPVYINGRRATYADVDYSVQKNTHNFSKKGTLQSVKNVAFIVTGSTASASELLINSLKPYVNVQLVGAKTYGKPVGFFGIGIDQYTVYISQFKSANSKGEGDYFDGFTPGILSADDVTRDFGDVNELALSKAVAWIASGAAPSGGRMQVQGKLVNEQSVSILNSRDNEFNGMIREGNSMTLNP; this is translated from the coding sequence ATGAAAAAGTTCTTCCTCACCTGCATAATAATTGCTGTGTTTGCTGCCTGTCATAAAAAAAATGACCCGGCCCCTCAGCCTACTACTCCTACTACCGGCAGCAGAACTGAGTTCAGTCTTGATACCCTTTATCTATATGCCAGCCAAACCTGGCTGTGGTATGATGCCTTGCCGTCGTACACCACGTTTAATCCCCGTCAGTATGCAGGCTATGGTTCTTCCGACCTGGCAGCATTAAAAAAAGAATTATTTGATCTGGTACAATATAAAATTAATCCATCCACAGGGCAGCCATACGAGGCACCTATAGGGGTAAATCAAGGTAAATATTCTTTTGTAGAAGCAGGGAACCTTACGACAGGAAGGCTGGCTACCGTGTCTTTGGAAGGGAAAGGAAATGATTTGGGGCTGGAATTGGCTATTGTAAATGGAACAGAAGTGCGGGTGCGGTATGTGAATCCATCTTCATCAGCAGCAGCGGCGGGCATTACCAGGGGCTGCCGTATTATTACCATGAACGGTACCGCGGTATCTGGTAACAGCACTACTTTAAACAGTGCCCTGGCACAAAGTAGTTTGCCACTTACGGCGGAAAAGCCTGATGGTTCCACTATTGATGTAACACTTTCCAAGTCCTCTTATGTAAGCAGCCCGGTACTAAAGTATAGCGTAGTTACCAGCGGAAGTAAGAAAATTGGCTATATCGCCTTTGCCAGGTTTAGTGTATTATCAGGTGCACAGGAACAATTGGATAAGGCATTTGCCGCATTTGCCGATGCAGGGGTGGTGGACCTGGTGATTGATTTACGGTATAATGGAGGGGGATATGTACAAACGGCAGAATATTTTTCCAACCTCGTGGCTCCTACAAGTGCTAATGGTTATGTAATGTATTCTGAGCAGTTTAATGGTTTAATGCAAAGCGGAAAAGCTACTATTCTGGCATCTATTCCTTATTCCGACGCTAATAAGCAGCCGGTATATATCAATGGAAGACGCGCTACCTATGCTGATGTAGATTATTCCGTTCAGAAAAACACCCATAATTTCTCCAAGAAAGGCACCCTGCAGAGTGTAAAAAATGTGGCTTTCATTGTAACGGGAAGCACTGCTTCTGCCAGCGAGCTGTTAATCAATTCTCTGAAACCTTATGTAAATGTGCAATTGGTAGGGGCTAAAACTTATGGCAAGCCGGTAGGCTTTTTCGGAATAGGCATAGATCAATACACCGTATATATATCCCAATTTAAAAGCGCTAACAGCAAAGGGGAGGGGGACTATTTTGACGGTTTTACACCGGGAATTTTATCGGCTGATGACGTTACCCGTGATTTTGGTGATGTCAATGAGCTGGCTTTGTCAAAAGCAGTAGCCTGGATTGCCAGCGGCGCTGCTCCCTCTGGTGGACGTATGCAGGTACAGGGTAAACTGGTGAACGAACAGTCCGTTTCTATCCTCAATAGCCGTGACAATGAGTTTAATGGGATGATACGTGAAGGAAACAGTATGACACTGAACCCATAA
- a CDS encoding sterol desaturase family protein, protein MSKNYVSNSTESVRMFKNSLMEGLSKVHFTIPLFIFIPIIGVFVYLSFHEGANILSFIGYFAFGLGIWTITEYVLHRWIFHYVPKAQWALRLHFIFHGVHHDYPRDKKRLVMPPSASLPLATLFYFLFSLCFEVKANLFAFFPGFLLGYLIYDMLHYAMHHYNFKSGLMKRIKQHHMLHHYQDAEKGFGVSSAIWDKIFHSDFTNKM, encoded by the coding sequence ATGTCTAAAAACTATGTTTCTAACTCCACTGAGTCGGTGAGGATGTTCAAAAACAGCCTGATGGAGGGACTTTCTAAAGTGCATTTTACTATTCCTTTGTTTATATTCATTCCAATTATAGGCGTTTTTGTTTATCTCTCTTTTCATGAAGGAGCAAATATCTTATCTTTTATAGGGTACTTCGCTTTTGGTTTGGGTATCTGGACCATCACTGAGTATGTACTGCATCGCTGGATTTTCCACTATGTGCCTAAAGCACAATGGGCGTTACGGTTACATTTTATTTTCCATGGTGTACACCACGATTATCCAAGAGATAAAAAGCGCTTGGTAATGCCGCCTTCTGCCAGTTTACCATTGGCAACCCTGTTTTACTTTTTATTTTCCCTGTGTTTTGAGGTAAAAGCTAATTTGTTTGCTTTCTTTCCCGGGTTCCTTTTAGGATACCTGATTTATGATATGCTTCATTATGCTATGCACCACTACAATTTTAAAAGTGGTCTAATGAAGAGAATTAAGCAACATCATATGTTGCATCACTATCAGGATGCTGAGAAGGGGTTTGGCGTAAGCTCTGCTATATGGGATAAGATATTCCATTCCGATTTCACTAATAAAATGTAG
- a CDS encoding hemin-degrading factor — MQTANLSLQDKWISFRKENPRVRIREAAKVLDSTEAEILASFAGSKVLRLNNDFPGLMKRLPDLGYLMVLTRNDSCVHERKGVVEEVSVNNPHVGLIVGKDIDLRMFFRAWAFGFAVMDDEEAGFKQSIQIFDQQGNAVIKIYPQQEDKAAAFEQLVRDFSALEQATSLVLQPAAPAPHYSDATVEPAALQEDWKNLKDTHDFFPMLKKHNVSRLHALKIAGEFAKQVSNDIVKTLLEKAAATNWEIMVFVGNHGNIQIHTGPVAKIVEIPGWINVMDPAFNLHLKLDDIAESWAVKKPSTDGVIHSIELYDAAGEMIVQFFGKRKPGVPEMAEWTEFVSSL, encoded by the coding sequence ATGCAGACAGCAAATCTTTCCTTACAAGACAAATGGATTTCTTTCCGTAAAGAAAATCCCCGTGTACGCATCCGTGAGGCGGCAAAAGTGCTTGACAGCACCGAAGCAGAAATTCTGGCTTCTTTTGCTGGCAGCAAAGTATTGCGCCTGAACAATGATTTTCCGGGCCTGATGAAGCGTTTGCCTGATCTGGGCTATTTGATGGTGCTTACACGCAACGATAGCTGTGTGCATGAGCGCAAGGGAGTTGTGGAAGAGGTAAGCGTAAACAACCCACATGTGGGCTTAATTGTGGGTAAGGATATTGATCTTCGCATGTTCTTCCGCGCCTGGGCTTTTGGCTTTGCGGTAATGGATGATGAAGAAGCCGGATTTAAACAATCTATCCAGATATTTGATCAGCAGGGTAATGCTGTTATCAAAATATATCCTCAACAGGAAGATAAGGCGGCAGCTTTTGAACAACTGGTAAGAGATTTCTCTGCACTGGAGCAGGCTACTTCACTGGTACTGCAACCTGCAGCTCCTGCACCTCATTACAGCGATGCTACTGTAGAGCCAGCGGCTTTACAGGAAGACTGGAAAAACCTGAAGGATACACATGACTTTTTCCCAATGCTGAAAAAGCACAACGTATCCCGTTTACATGCTTTAAAAATAGCTGGTGAGTTTGCTAAACAGGTAAGTAACGATATTGTGAAAACATTGCTTGAAAAAGCAGCTGCCACTAATTGGGAAATCATGGTGTTTGTGGGTAATCATGGTAATATTCAAATACATACTGGTCCAGTTGCTAAAATCGTAGAGATTCCAGGATGGATTAATGTAATGGACCCTGCTTTTAATTTACACCTGAAGCTGGATGATATTGCAGAGTCATGGGCGGTTAAAAAGCCGAGCACAGACGGTGTAATTCATTCTATAGAGTTGTATGATGCTGCTGGTGAAATGATTGTACAATTTTTTGGCAAACGCAAGCCTGGCGTGCCGGAAATGGCTGAATGGACTGAGTTTGTAAGCAGCTTATAA
- a CDS encoding phosphatase PAP2 family protein, protein MSSSSIAKEPYPLLLKNILITTAVSVGYLLLSYILIGYKTEQLFLVLLFNALYYISKGTRRFIIGFSIFIIFWILFDYMKAFPNYRYNTVHIKSIYDAEKALFGIMQGGAVLTPNEYWLTHQSTFLDIFSGFAYLCWMPVPLFFACYLFYTNRRQFYYFALTFLLVNLVGFVGYYSYPAAPPWYIQLHGFDFNAATPGNTAGLDRFDQYFHTTIFKGLYTKSSNVFAAMPSLHAAYPSIVLYYGIKNRMGYINLLFALVVGGIWFAAVYSSHHYVLDVMAGICCAIIGFVIFHFLKSAAWFDRFISRLVSL, encoded by the coding sequence TTGTCTTCCAGTTCTATTGCCAAAGAGCCGTATCCTCTGTTGCTGAAGAATATCCTTATTACTACCGCAGTTTCCGTAGGGTACCTGTTGTTATCTTATATCCTTATTGGTTATAAAACCGAACAGCTGTTCCTGGTATTGCTATTCAATGCCCTTTATTACATTTCTAAAGGAACAAGGCGCTTTATTATTGGGTTTTCCATCTTCATTATATTCTGGATTCTGTTCGATTATATGAAGGCATTTCCCAATTACCGGTATAATACTGTGCATATCAAAAGTATATATGATGCCGAAAAGGCTTTGTTTGGCATCATGCAGGGAGGCGCTGTGCTTACGCCTAATGAATACTGGCTTACCCATCAAAGCACGTTCCTGGATATTTTCAGCGGCTTTGCTTATTTGTGCTGGATGCCGGTGCCTTTGTTTTTTGCCTGCTACCTGTTCTATACCAACAGAAGACAATTCTATTATTTCGCGCTTACATTTTTACTGGTAAACCTGGTGGGTTTTGTGGGGTATTATTCTTATCCGGCGGCACCACCATGGTATATTCAATTACATGGTTTTGATTTTAATGCGGCAACCCCAGGAAATACAGCCGGGTTAGACCGGTTCGACCAGTATTTCCATACCACTATATTCAAAGGGTTATATACCAAAAGCTCTAATGTTTTTGCAGCCATGCCTTCTTTGCATGCGGCTTACCCGTCCATAGTACTGTACTATGGAATTAAAAACAGGATGGGGTATATTAACCTGTTATTTGCGTTGGTAGTTGGTGGAATCTGGTTTGCAGCTGTATATAGCAGCCATCACTATGTGTTAGATGTAATGGCTGGTATTTGCTGTGCGATAATCGGTTTTGTGATATTTCATTTCCTGAAATCGGCTGCCTGGTTCGATCGGTTCATTAGCCGTTTAGTTAGTTTGTAG
- a CDS encoding TetR/AcrR family transcriptional regulator: protein MARPLMTEWGHKEDLNKDIITVSGNLFRKFGFKKTTVEDIAREIGKRKSSLYYYYKSKEEIFEAVVNEEMHRFFRLIKRSLEHSKTSKQKLMLFCKAQFQHLASLCNLNGALKDEIHDIPCVITPIKNRFDTTQIELIKEILQEGVDKREFKNMSTGEMNAFAYLIVSSFRGLELPLVTNGPDLDSRIAFIVEMMVEGIGRQDQTVPLAPTN, encoded by the coding sequence ATGGCACGACCTCTAATGACCGAATGGGGGCACAAGGAAGATTTAAACAAAGACATAATAACTGTATCGGGAAATCTTTTCAGAAAATTTGGGTTTAAAAAGACAACCGTAGAGGATATTGCCCGGGAAATAGGAAAGCGTAAAAGCTCACTTTACTATTACTACAAAAGCAAAGAGGAAATTTTTGAAGCTGTGGTAAATGAAGAAATGCACCGTTTTTTCCGGTTGATTAAACGCTCCCTTGAGCATTCAAAAACATCGAAGCAAAAACTGATGCTGTTTTGTAAAGCACAATTTCAGCACCTGGCATCGTTATGCAATCTGAATGGAGCATTGAAAGATGAAATCCATGATATTCCCTGCGTAATAACACCTATAAAAAACAGGTTTGATACCACCCAGATTGAACTGATAAAAGAGATTTTACAGGAAGGAGTGGATAAGAGGGAGTTTAAAAATATGAGCACCGGCGAAATGAATGCTTTCGCCTACCTGATAGTAAGCTCGTTCAGAGGGCTGGAGTTGCCCCTGGTAACAAATGGCCCCGACCTGGACAGCCGTATTGCTTTTATTGTAGAAATGATGGTAGAAGGGATAGGCCGCCAGGACCAGACAGTACCGCTGGCCCCTACAAACTAA
- a CDS encoding sensor histidine kinase, translating to MKNKLKAIYWLQFICLLIVFHFATAQNVPQQNTATLPQLHDTAAINTMMQKGYSIREQNTDSSILLYTHTLNSSKLAGYNYGIGNSYLGLARAHSILNKDQEAIAYSYQALTYCTDTSNTNKELRFNIYHCMAQVYYYLGKFDSCAWYRYQALHIVELNPDLSIQVQMRAYGSILQFWMNVHNDIQHDRYIQSLWEHLNAIEKKAMAIGDSTLLVSIYFQKEAYYENIRLRDSSRYYCQLTCEMGRRLHVTPSIVIASLMNTAISLLQDKQPDKALEYVNEGLKEMPLQNKANNRYYVFAHFVLGEVYLQQKKYQAAVNALVPALKTAAAVHMIAYTDYAHKTLAQTYDALKDYKNAGEHWRLHAEILDSMQKDKKMELVYNVEMRYRIADKEREIAQKELSITRNKSRLRTQQFWIGGILCGTLLVLLVSLLLYRNSKHKHKLQTEKIRNLKQELQISSLQAMIAGEEKERSRIARELHDGLGGTLATIRTRLSYVFRKLTTSGESGHDLTEILQLLEEASVELRKTAHNLMPEILLREGLAKASLLFCERVRKGHMLEINTEIWGEVRRLPKDFELTAYRIIQELIHNTLKHARATQALVQIVFHESLLCITVEDNGTGITENNRQGEGMGLRTIEDRVKSLNGQMDIASSPGKGTSIYIELNIITTRQNILE from the coding sequence ATGAAGAATAAATTGAAGGCTATTTATTGGCTGCAATTCATTTGTTTGCTTATTGTGTTCCATTTTGCAACGGCGCAGAACGTGCCTCAGCAAAATACAGCCACGTTGCCACAACTGCACGACACAGCTGCCATTAATACAATGATGCAGAAAGGCTATTCGATAAGAGAGCAAAATACAGATAGCAGTATATTACTCTATACCCACACATTAAACAGCTCTAAACTAGCAGGATATAATTATGGCATTGGTAATTCTTACCTGGGCCTGGCCCGTGCACATAGCATTTTAAATAAAGACCAGGAAGCCATTGCCTATTCCTATCAGGCACTTACCTATTGTACAGACACCAGTAATACAAACAAAGAACTAAGGTTTAACATTTATCATTGCATGGCGCAGGTGTATTATTACCTGGGCAAATTCGACTCATGCGCATGGTATAGATACCAGGCACTGCATATTGTAGAACTCAATCCCGATTTAAGTATTCAGGTTCAGATGCGTGCTTATGGCAGCATTTTGCAGTTTTGGATGAATGTGCACAATGATATTCAGCACGACAGGTATATTCAATCGCTTTGGGAACACTTGAATGCCATTGAAAAAAAAGCAATGGCAATTGGCGATAGTACTTTGCTGGTAAGCATCTATTTTCAGAAAGAAGCTTATTATGAAAACATCCGGCTAAGAGATTCATCCAGATATTACTGTCAGTTAACCTGTGAAATGGGGCGGCGTTTACATGTTACACCTTCTATTGTAATAGCCAGTCTTATGAATACTGCTATCAGCCTTTTGCAAGACAAGCAGCCCGATAAGGCCTTAGAATATGTAAATGAAGGGCTTAAAGAAATGCCATTACAAAACAAAGCCAATAACCGTTATTATGTGTTTGCGCATTTTGTATTAGGAGAAGTGTATTTACAACAAAAGAAATACCAGGCAGCAGTGAATGCACTGGTTCCGGCATTGAAAACAGCCGCAGCAGTACACATGATTGCTTATACCGATTATGCACATAAAACACTGGCACAAACCTACGACGCCTTAAAAGATTACAAAAATGCCGGTGAGCATTGGCGTTTGCATGCTGAAATATTGGACAGCATGCAGAAAGATAAAAAAATGGAATTGGTATACAATGTGGAAATGAGATACCGCATTGCTGACAAGGAAAGAGAAATAGCGCAAAAGGAACTATCTATAACCCGCAACAAAAGCAGGCTAAGAACACAACAGTTTTGGATTGGTGGCATTCTTTGTGGCACTTTACTGGTGTTACTCGTTAGCCTGCTGCTGTACCGCAACAGCAAACACAAGCACAAACTGCAAACGGAAAAAATACGTAACCTGAAACAGGAACTGCAGATTTCCAGCCTGCAGGCCATGATTGCCGGGGAGGAAAAAGAGCGCAGCCGTATTGCCCGTGAGCTGCACGATGGCCTGGGCGGCACGTTGGCCACCATCAGAACCCGTTTAAGTTATGTATTTAGAAAACTAACTACGTCAGGCGAATCGGGACACGATTTAACCGAAATTCTTCAATTACTGGAAGAAGCTTCAGTAGAGTTGCGAAAAACAGCACACAACCTGATGCCGGAGATATTACTGCGCGAAGGGTTAGCTAAAGCCTCTCTCCTCTTTTGCGAAAGGGTAAGAAAGGGGCATATGCTGGAAATAAATACCGAAATTTGGGGGGAAGTACGAAGATTGCCCAAAGACTTTGAACTAACTGCCTATAGAATTATACAGGAATTGATTCACAATACACTGAAACATGCCAGGGCAACCCAGGCATTGGTACAGATTGTATTTCACGAATCGCTGCTTTGTATTACGGTAGAAGACAACGGCACAGGCATTACTGAAAATAACCGCCAGGGTGAAGGCATGGGACTGAGAACCATAGAAGATCGCGTGAAATCGCTGAACGGACAAATGGATATTGCCAGTAGCCCGGGTAAAGGAACGAGTATATACATTGAACTAAATATTATTACTACCCGGCAAAATATATTGGAATGA